A genome region from Prionailurus bengalensis isolate Pbe53 chromosome B4, Fcat_Pben_1.1_paternal_pri, whole genome shotgun sequence includes the following:
- the LOC122472707 gene encoding killer cell lectin-like receptor 2, whose product MSDQKVIYSTLRFLQSPSESQNRIRPGRTQRPGKTDDKEFSVPWHLIAVILGILCLLLSVTVAVLGTKIFQYIQENHQQRENIRNLSQEYQIVQNDSYFKEQLLTNKILECNSRENESLQQKMKQDFIERTCQRKNIGKLYESHWSCCGIKCYYFIPEYKNWKGCKQTCQSYNSFLLKINDQDELTFIQTQTYWNYYWIGLSYNGGERKWKWIDSDPLLGMHYAFMNISGRGQCAFLSSTRITNAECSQMYNCICEKTIGDIFFPWFNNYKKR is encoded by the exons ATGAGCGATCAGAAAGTGATTTATTCCACCCTGAGATTTCTTCAGTCTCCTTCAGAGTCACAAAATAGAATAAGGCCAGGTAGGACCCAAAGGCCTGGGAAAACTGATGACAAAG agttTTCAGTGCCCTGGCATCTCATTGCAGTgattcttgggatcctctgtttaCTACTATCGGTGACAGTTGCAGTGTTGGGGACAAAGA tttttcagtaTATTCAAGAAAACCATCAGCAGagggaaaatataagaaatttgaGTCAAGAGTACCAAATTGTGCAAAATGACAGCTACTTCAAGGAGCAACTTTTGACAAATAAGATTTTGGAATGTAACAGTCGTGAAAATGAAAGTCTTCAGCAGAAAATGAAGCAGGATTTTATAGAAAGGACATGCCAGAGAAAAAATATAG GCAAACTCTATGAAAGCCACTGGTCCTGTTGTGGAATAAAGTGTTACTATTTTATTCCTGAATATAAAAACTGGAAGGGATGTAAACAGACATGCCAAAGCTATAATTCATTTCTTCTGAAGATAAATGATCAAGATGAACTG aCCTTCATTCAAACCCAAACTTATTGGAATTACTACTGGATTGGATTATCATataatggaggagaaagaaaatggaaatggattGACAGTGACCCACTTTTGGGGAT GCACTATGCATTCATGAATATTTCTGGGAGAGGACAATGTGCATTTTTATCTTCAACAAGAATAACAAATGCTGAGTGCTCTCAGATGTACAATTGTATCTGTGAGAAGACAATTGGTGATATTTTCTTTCCCTGGTTCAATAATTATAAGAAAAGATGA